The genome window AATTCGCCCGGCACCATTGATGCCGATTACCGGGGAGAGATCGGGGTCATTGTCGTCAATCACGGTTCTGAGCCTTTTACGATCAGAAACGGTGAGCGGATCGCGCAACTGGTTGTTGCACCGGTGGTCCGTGCCCAGCTCATCCAGGTCGACGAACTGAGCGAGACAGACCGGGGTTCGGGAGGGTTCGGCCACACCGGAAGGTAATGGCAAACCTCTATGTTTCAGACTGTTATGATGCAAAATCTGCAGTAGGGGGAGAGCTTTGTGAGAGACCCACGTGTTCGGCAACTGGCTGATGTGCTGGTCAATTATTCAACCCGGGTAAAAAAGGGTGACGTGGTCATGATCAGCGCCAGCGGTTTCGAGGCTGCTCCCCTGGTGAAGGAGATCCACGCCCTCTGCATCGCCAGGGGAGCGAAGTATGTGGAATACGATTTCTCCCTTCCGGAGATCAATCGCCAATTCTACAATCTGGCCAAGAAAAGCCAGATCGAATATTTCCCCCAGCACAAACTGGATTTCATGCGGCAGGTAACGGTATACATCGCCATTTCGGCTGCGGACAACTCGATGGTCATGGCCAATGCCAATCAGGAGCATATGATAGCCCATGCCAGGGTCATGCGGCCGATCGTCGACTGCCGGGTCAAGAATACCCGCTGGGTTGTCACCCGCTACCCGACACATGCCGGGGCGCAGGAGGCGAAGATGAGCCTCGACGAGTACGAGGAGTATCTCTTTGCCGCCTGTTGCATCGACTGGCAGGCAGAGTCGCGCAAGCAGGAACGGCTCAAGAAGCTGGTCGATCAGGCCGAGCAGGTGCAGATCAAGGCATCGGATACCGATCTCTGCTTCAACATCAAGGGTATGCCCGGTATCAAGTGCGACGGAC of Geobacter sp. contains these proteins:
- a CDS encoding aminopeptidase; protein product: MRDPRVRQLADVLVNYSTRVKKGDVVMISASGFEAAPLVKEIHALCIARGAKYVEYDFSLPEINRQFYNLAKKSQIEYFPQHKLDFMRQVTVYIAISAADNSMVMANANQEHMIAHARVMRPIVDCRVKNTRWVVTRYPTHAGAQEAKMSLDEYEEYLFAACCIDWQAESRKQERLKKLVDQAEQVQIKASDTDLCFNIKGMPGIKCDGRYNIPDGEVFTAPVKDSVEGYITYNCPTIYHGKEFSNIRLEFSAGKIIKATSSGMDEQLNRILDTDDGARYIGEFAIGVNPAIRRPMRNILFDEKIFGSIHFTPGQCYDECDNGNRSAVHWDMVKLLEGDGEILFDGVMIQKDGRFVHSSLASLNPGD